A genomic window from Sparus aurata chromosome 14, fSpaAur1.1, whole genome shotgun sequence includes:
- the cand1 gene encoding cullin-associated NEDD8-dissociated protein 1, producing MASASYHISNLLEKMTSSDKDFRFMATNDLMTELQKDSIKLDDDSERKVVRMILKLLEDKNGEVQNLAVKCLGPLVSKVKEYQVETIVDTLCTNMLSDKEQLRDISSIGLKTVIGELPPASSGSALAASVCKKITGRLTSAIAKQEDVSVQLEALDIMADMLCRQGGLLVNFHPSILSCLLPQLTSPRLAVRKRTIMALGHLVMSCGNLVFIDLIEHLLTELGRNDNMSTTRTYIQCTAAISRQAGHRIGEYLEKIIPLVVKFCNVDDDELREYCIQAFESFVRRCPKEVYPHVPTVISICLRYLTYDPNYNFDDEDEDDNAMDAEQNDEDYQGSDDEYSDDDDMSWKVRRAAAKCLDAVVSTRHEMLPEFYRSVSPALVCRFKEREENVKADVFHAYLSLLKQTRPAQSWLADPDAMEQGETPLTMLQSQVPMIVKALHKQLKEKSVKTRQCCFNMLTELVNVLPGALTQHIPVLIPGIIFSLNDKSSSSNLKIDALACLHVIMVTHPAHAFHAHVPALVPPVVACVGDPFYKITSEALLVTQQLVKVIRPLDNQSESSDSFDPSPYINDLFTCTIKRLKAADIDQEVKERAISCMGQIICNLGDRLPNELPGTLLIFLERLKNEITRLTTVKALTLIAGSPLKIDLRPVLPDAVPILASFLRKNQRALKLCTLAALDILLRNYSSAVTPVMVDAVLAELPPLISESDMHVSQMALSFLSTLAVTHPSSLGQLSGGNILQQLITLVRSPLLQGGALAAMLDFYQALVATETPGLGYMDLLRMLTGPVYSQSAALPHKQAYCSIAKCVAALTRACPTEGPAVVGQFIQDVKNSRSTDSIRLLALLSLGEVGHHVDLSSQPELKTVILDAFSSSSEEVKSAASYALGSIAVGNLPEYLPFVLQEISSSKRQYLLLHSLKEIISSASVSGLKPYVELVWSLLLKHCECQEEGTRNVVAECLGKLTLIDPETLLPRLKGYLESGSSYARSSVVTAVKFTISDQPQPIDPLLKNCIGDFLKTLEDPDLNVRRVALVTFNSAAHNKPSLIRELLDSVLPQLYNETKVRKELIREVEMGPFKHTVDDGLDLRKAAFECMYTLLDSCLDRIDIFTFLNHVEDGLKDHYDIKMLTFLMLARLSSLCPSAVLQRLDRLVEPLRATCTTKVKANSVKQEFEKQDELKRSAMRAVVALLTIPEAEKSPLMSEFQSQISSNQELAAIFDSIQRDSSSANMESMDTS from the exons ATGGCGAGCGCCTCGTACCACATCTCCAACCTGCTGGAGAAAATGACCTCCAGCGACAAGGATTTCAG gTTTATGGCCACGAACGACTTGATGACGGAGCTACAAAAAGATTCAATCAAACTGGACGACGACAGCGAGAGGAAG GTGGTGAGGATGATTCTCAAACTGTTAGAAGACAAGAACGGAGAAGTTCAGAACCTGGCCGTTAAatg CCTGGGGCCCCTGGTCAGTAAGGTGAAGGAGTACCAGGTGGAGACGATCGTGGACACTCTGTGCACCAACATGCTGTCGGACAAAGAGCAGCTCAGAGACATTTCCTCCATCGGACTCAAAACTGTCATCGGAGAGTTACCGCCCGCCTCCAGCG gCTCGGCTCTAGCTGCCAGTGTTTGTAAGAAAATAACAGGTCGTCTGACGAGCGCCATCGCCAAACAGGAAGACGTGTCGGTCCAGCTGGAGGCGCTCGACATCATGGCCGACATGCTCTGCAG GCAGGGAGGTCTGCTGGTGAACTTCCACCCCTCCATCCTCAGCTGTCTGCTGCCTCAGCTCACGTCCCCCCGCCTGGCCGTCAGAAAG AGGACCATCATGGCTCTGGGCCACCTCGTGATGTCCTGTGGGAACCTGGTCTTCATCGATCTGATCGAGCACCTCCTCACCGAGCTGGGCAGGAACGACAACATGTCAACCACCAGAACCTACATCCAGTGCACGGCCGCCATCAGCAGACAGGCGGGACACCGGATCG GAGAGTATCTGGAGAAGATCATTCCTCTGGTAGTGAAGTTCTGTAACGTGGACGATGACGAGCTCAGAGAGTATTGCATCCAGGCCTTCGAGTCCTTCGTCAGGAGGTGTCCTAAAGAAGTTTACCCCCACGTCCCCACCGTCATCTCCATCTGCCTGCGCTACCTGACCTACGACCCCAACTACAACTTCGACGATGAAGACGAGGACGACAACGCCATGGACGCCGAGCAGAACGACGAAGACTACCAAG gCAGTGATGATGAGTACAGTGACGATGACGACATGAGCTGGAAGGTTCGACGGGCGGCCGCTAAGTGTTTGGACGCCGTCGTTTCAACGCGTCACGAGATGCTGCCCGAGTTTTATCGCTCCGTCTCTCCTGCACTCGTCTGTCGCTTCAAG gagagggaggagaacgTGAAGGCGGATGTTTTCCACGCCTACCTGTCGCTGCTCAAACAGACCAGACCGGCTCAGAGCTGGTTGGCTGATCCAGACGCCATGGAGCAGGGAGAGACGCCGCTGACCATGCTGCAGAGCCAG GTGCCCATGATAGTGAAAGCTCTTCACAAGCAGCTGAAGGAGAAAAGTGTCAAAACTCGTCAGTGTTGTTTCAACATGTTGACCGAGCTGGTGAACGTCCTGCCAGGAGCCCTGACTCAGCACATCCCAGTTCTAATACCAG GTATCATCTTCTCTCTGAACGATAAGTCGAGCAGCTCCAACCTCAAAATCGACGCGTTGGCGTGTCTCCACGTCATCATGGTCACGCATCCCGCTCACGCCTTCCACGCCCACGTCCCCGCCCTGGTCCCGCCCGTGGTGGCGTGCGTGGGAGACCCCTTCTATAAGATCACCTCTGAGGCTCTGCTCGTCACCCAGCAGCTCGTCAAG GTGATCCGACCTCTggacaaccaatcagagagctcCGACAGCTTCGACCCCTCCCCCTACATTAACGACCTGTTCACCTGCACGATCAAACGCCTGAAAGCCGCCGACATCGACCAGGAAGTCAAAGAGCGAGCCATCTCCTGCATGGGACAGATCATCTGTAACCTAG GTGACCGACTGCCTAACGAACTTCCCGGAACGCTGCTGATCTTCTTAGAACGCCTCAAGAACGAGATCACCCGGCTGACGACGGTGAAAG CTCTGACGCTGATCGCCGGCTCTCCGTTGAAAATCGATCTGAGGCCGGTTCTCCCCGACGCCGTTCCCATCCTCGCCTCCTTCCTCCGCAAGAATCAGCGAGCGCTGAAGCTCTGCACGCTGGCTGCTCTAGACATCCTGCTCAGAAActacag ctctgcGGTGACTCCCGTCATGGTGGACGCCGTCCTCGCCGAGCTGCCTCCTCTCATCTCCGAGAGCGACATGCACGTGTCTCAGATGGCGCTGAGCTTCCTGTCCACGCTGGCCGTGACTCACCCGTCCTCGCTGGGTCAGCTGAGCGGAGGGaacatcctgcagcagctcatCACGCTGGTTCGATCCCCGCTGCTGCAGGGCGGAGCGCTCGCCGCCATGCTGGACTTCTACCAG gcttTAGTGGCCACAGAGACTCCTGGTCTGGGTTACATGGACCTGCTGAGGATGCTGACCGGTCCGGTTTACTCCCAGAGTGCCGCTCTGCCTCACAAACAGGCGTACTGCTCCATTGCTAAATGTGTCGCCGCTCTGACCAGAGCCTGTCCCACTGAGGGGCCTGCTGTGGTCGGACAGTTCATCCAG GACGTGAAGAACAGCCGCTCCACAGATTCCATCAGACTGCTCGCTCTGCTCTCATTGGGCGAGGTGGGACACCATGTGGACCtgagcagccaaccagagctGAAGACGGTCATCCTGGatgccttctcctcctccagtgaAGAG GTGAAGTCGGCGGCGTCCTATGCGCTGGGCAGCATCGCGGTGGGAAATCTTCCAGAGTATTTGCCGTTCGTCTTGCAGGAGATCTCGTCCTCTAAGAGACAGTACCTGCTGCTGCACTCCCTCAAAGAGATCATCA GTTCTGCGTCTGTGTCCGGTCTGAAGCCGTACGTGGAGTTAGTCTGGTCTCTGCTGCTCAAACACTGCGAGTGTCAAGAGGAAGGAACCAGGAACGTGGTGGCCGAGTGTCTGGGCAAGCTGACGCTGATCGACCCCGAAACCCTGCTGCCCCGCCTCAAAGGATACCTGGAGTCAG gttcaTCGTACGCCAGGAGCTCCGTGGTAACAGCAGTGAAGTTCACCATCTCTGACCAGCCGCAGCCTATCGACCCACTGCTGAAGAACTGCATAG GTGACTTCCTGAAGACGCTGGAGGACCCGGACCTGAACGTGCGTCGCGTCGCCTTGGTAACGTTTAACTCTGCTGCCCACAATAAGCCGAGTCTGATCCGAGAGCTGCTGGACTCGGTGCTGCCACAGCTGTACAACGAGACCAAAGTGAGGAAGGAGCTGATCAGAGAG GTGGAGATGGGTCCGTTCAAACACACGGTGGATGACGGGTTGGACCTGAGGAAGGCTGCGTTTGAGTGCATGTACACTCTGCTGGACAGCTGCCTGGACCGGATCGACATCTTCACCTTCCTCAACCACGTGGAGGACGGACTGAAGGACCACTACGACATCAAG ATGCTGACGTTCCTGATGCTGGCCCGGCTGTCGTCTCTGTGTCCCAGTGCTGTTCTACAGAGACTGGACCGACTGGTGGAGCCACTGAGAGCCACCTGCACCAccaag GTGAAGGCGAACTCGGTGAAGCAGGAGTTTGAGAAGCAGGACGAGCTGAAGCGGTCGGCGATGCGTGCCGTCGTGGCGCTGCTGACGATCCCCGAGGCCGAGAAGTCGCCGCTGATGTCAGAGTTCCAGTCCCAGATCTCGTCCAATCAGGAGCTGGCGGCCATCTTCGACTCCATCCAGAGGGACTCCAGCTCCGCCAACATGGAGTCCATGGACACCAGCTAG
- the LOC115595809 gene encoding ras-related protein Rap-1b isoform X1, with protein sequence MSLRQTVRMREYKLVVLGSGGVGKSALTVQFVQGIFVEKYDPTIEDSYRKQVEVDGQQCMLEILDTAGTEQFTAMRDLYMKNGQGFALVYSITAQSTFNDLQDLREQILRVKDTEDVPMILVGNKCDLEVERVVAKESGIGLARQWNSCAFLETSAKSKINVNEIFYDLVRQINRKSPVPGKTRKKSTCQLL encoded by the exons ATGTCTCT cagacagacagtcaggaTGCGTGAATACAAACTGGTTGTTTTAGGATCAGGAGGAGTCGGCAAGTCAGCTCTG aCTGTCCAGTTTGTTCAGGGGATCTTCGTGGAGAAGTACGACCCGACGATAGAGGATTCCTACAGGAAG caaGTCGAGGTCGATGGGCAGCAGTGTATGTTGGAGATCCTGGACACAGCAGGAACA GAGCAGTTCACGGCGATGAGAGACCTGTACATGAAGAACGGTCAGGGCTTCGCTCTGGTCTACTCCATCACGGCTCAGTCCACCTTCAACGACCTGCAGGACCTCAGAGAGCAGATCCTCAGAGTGAAGGACACCGAGGAC GTTCCGATGATTCTGGTTGGAAACAAGTGCGACCTGGAGGTGGAGCGTGTGGTGGCCAAAGAGTCCGGCATCGGCCTCGCCCGCCAGTGGAACTCCTGCGCCTTCCTGGAGACCTCAGCCAAGAGCAAGATCAACGTGAAcgag ATCTTCTACGACCTTGTGCGACAGATTAACAGGAAGAGTCCAGTTCCCGGGAAAACTCGCAAAAAGTCCACCTGTCAGCTTCTCTAA
- the LOC115595809 gene encoding ras-related protein Rap-1b isoform X3, which produces MREYKLVVLGSGGVGKSALTVQFVQGIFVEKYDPTIEDSYRKQVEVDGQQCMLEILDTAGTEQFTAMRDLYMKNGQGFALVYSITAQSTFNDLQDLREQILRVKDTEDVPMILVGNKCDLEVERVVAKESGIGLARQWNSCAFLETSAKSKINVNEIFYDLVRQINRKSPVPGKTRKKSTCQLL; this is translated from the exons aTGCGTGAATACAAACTGGTTGTTTTAGGATCAGGAGGAGTCGGCAAGTCAGCTCTG aCTGTCCAGTTTGTTCAGGGGATCTTCGTGGAGAAGTACGACCCGACGATAGAGGATTCCTACAGGAAG caaGTCGAGGTCGATGGGCAGCAGTGTATGTTGGAGATCCTGGACACAGCAGGAACA GAGCAGTTCACGGCGATGAGAGACCTGTACATGAAGAACGGTCAGGGCTTCGCTCTGGTCTACTCCATCACGGCTCAGTCCACCTTCAACGACCTGCAGGACCTCAGAGAGCAGATCCTCAGAGTGAAGGACACCGAGGAC GTTCCGATGATTCTGGTTGGAAACAAGTGCGACCTGGAGGTGGAGCGTGTGGTGGCCAAAGAGTCCGGCATCGGCCTCGCCCGCCAGTGGAACTCCTGCGCCTTCCTGGAGACCTCAGCCAAGAGCAAGATCAACGTGAAcgag ATCTTCTACGACCTTGTGCGACAGATTAACAGGAAGAGTCCAGTTCCCGGGAAAACTCGCAAAAAGTCCACCTGTCAGCTTCTCTAA
- the LOC115595809 gene encoding ras-related protein Rap-1b isoform X2 — MSLQTVRMREYKLVVLGSGGVGKSALTVQFVQGIFVEKYDPTIEDSYRKQVEVDGQQCMLEILDTAGTEQFTAMRDLYMKNGQGFALVYSITAQSTFNDLQDLREQILRVKDTEDVPMILVGNKCDLEVERVVAKESGIGLARQWNSCAFLETSAKSKINVNEIFYDLVRQINRKSPVPGKTRKKSTCQLL; from the exons ATGTCTCT acagacagtcaggaTGCGTGAATACAAACTGGTTGTTTTAGGATCAGGAGGAGTCGGCAAGTCAGCTCTG aCTGTCCAGTTTGTTCAGGGGATCTTCGTGGAGAAGTACGACCCGACGATAGAGGATTCCTACAGGAAG caaGTCGAGGTCGATGGGCAGCAGTGTATGTTGGAGATCCTGGACACAGCAGGAACA GAGCAGTTCACGGCGATGAGAGACCTGTACATGAAGAACGGTCAGGGCTTCGCTCTGGTCTACTCCATCACGGCTCAGTCCACCTTCAACGACCTGCAGGACCTCAGAGAGCAGATCCTCAGAGTGAAGGACACCGAGGAC GTTCCGATGATTCTGGTTGGAAACAAGTGCGACCTGGAGGTGGAGCGTGTGGTGGCCAAAGAGTCCGGCATCGGCCTCGCCCGCCAGTGGAACTCCTGCGCCTTCCTGGAGACCTCAGCCAAGAGCAAGATCAACGTGAAcgag ATCTTCTACGACCTTGTGCGACAGATTAACAGGAAGAGTCCAGTTCCCGGGAAAACTCGCAAAAAGTCCACCTGTCAGCTTCTCTAA